A stretch of Lysobacter sp. K5869 DNA encodes these proteins:
- a CDS encoding DNA polymerase Y family protein, whose amino-acid sequence MRWACLLLPQLAMDVVLRQHPDPDRPLVLVEGPHARRRLHSVNAAARALGLRPGLSLVAAQAIVDGFQTADYDPHAAERARQLLAAWAYRYSSQVSTDFAHAIVLEIAGSRRLFGAWPQLRQRLDAELRELGFRHRMAAAPNPFAARALTNVDDGLFFDDDILLPALAKLPIERSGLDAAAVQALQRMGLRKLGAVFALPRAPLARRFGPDLLLRLDALRGAAEPPLTFYQPPDAFDARIELGHEAESSQALLFPLRRLTADLAAYLSGRDGGVARFKLLLEHERHSHREQRPPSEIAVGLLAPEREAAMLFELARGRLQHAQLPAPVVALRLLAEELPPFVPAARDLFDPRPQQALPWAQLRERLRARLGDERVHGLAAHPDHRPERAWKTVLGDAPRTRADKDPAPAAPATRPGWLLSEPEPLRDPVARILAGPERIESGWWDQDEVRRDYYLIETARGQRAWAYRDAGGDGPLIVHGWFA is encoded by the coding sequence ACACCCCGATCCCGACCGCCCGCTGGTCCTGGTCGAAGGCCCGCACGCGCGCCGCCGCCTGCATTCGGTCAACGCCGCCGCGCGCGCGCTCGGATTGCGGCCCGGGCTGTCGCTGGTCGCCGCGCAGGCCATCGTCGACGGCTTCCAAACCGCCGATTACGACCCGCACGCCGCCGAACGCGCGCGCCAGCTGCTCGCCGCCTGGGCGTATCGCTACAGCTCGCAGGTCAGCACCGACTTCGCCCACGCCATCGTGCTGGAAATCGCCGGCAGCCGCCGCCTGTTCGGCGCGTGGCCGCAATTGCGCCAGCGCCTGGACGCGGAACTGCGCGAACTCGGCTTTCGCCACCGCATGGCCGCCGCGCCCAATCCGTTCGCCGCGCGCGCGTTGACCAACGTCGACGACGGTTTGTTCTTCGACGACGACATCCTGCTGCCGGCGCTGGCGAAACTGCCGATCGAGCGCAGCGGCCTGGACGCGGCCGCAGTGCAGGCGCTGCAACGCATGGGCCTGCGCAAGCTCGGCGCGGTGTTCGCGCTGCCGCGCGCGCCGCTCGCGCGCCGCTTCGGCCCCGACCTGCTGCTGCGCCTGGACGCGCTGCGTGGCGCGGCCGAGCCGCCGCTGACGTTCTACCAACCGCCCGATGCGTTCGACGCGCGCATCGAGCTCGGCCACGAAGCCGAATCCAGCCAGGCGCTGCTGTTCCCGCTGCGCCGCCTCACCGCCGATCTGGCCGCCTATCTGTCCGGCCGCGACGGCGGCGTGGCCCGCTTCAAGCTGTTGCTCGAACACGAACGCCACAGCCATCGCGAACAACGCCCGCCGAGCGAGATCGCGGTCGGCCTGCTCGCGCCCGAGCGCGAAGCGGCGATGCTGTTCGAGCTCGCGCGCGGCCGCCTGCAACACGCGCAATTGCCGGCGCCGGTGGTGGCGCTGCGCCTGCTCGCCGAAGAACTGCCGCCGTTCGTGCCGGCCGCGCGCGACCTGTTCGACCCGCGCCCGCAACAAGCGCTGCCGTGGGCGCAGTTGCGCGAACGCTTGCGCGCGCGCCTGGGCGACGAACGCGTGCACGGGCTCGCCGCGCATCCCGATCACCGGCCCGAGCGCGCCTGGAAAACCGTGTTGGGCGACGCGCCTAGAACGCGCGCCGACAAAGACCCCGCGCCCGCGGCCCCAGCCACCCGTCCGGGTTGGTTGTTGAGCGAACCCGAACCGCTGCGCGATCCGGTCGCGCGCATCCTCGCCGGGCCCGAGCGGATCGAATCGGGTTGGTGGGACCAGGACGAAGTGCGCCGCGACTACTACCTGATCGAAACCGCGCGCGGCCAACGCGCCTGGGCCTACCGCGACGCCGGCGGCGACGGCCCATTGATCGTGCACGGGTGGTTCGCGTGA
- a CDS encoding error-prone DNA polymerase → MIVPLPARDPRSDGALPDYAELHCLSAFSFQRGASTAMELFKRAKSLGYNALAVTDECTLAGIVRALQAARETGMRLIVGSEIQVSDGPKLVLLVKDPTGYASLCGLITEARMRAQKGEYLSLHEDFDGRCDGLLALWLPRCDERDDLHAAWLERKFGERLWVAVELHRGPNDDKRLADLQALAKRHRLPCVAAGDVHMHERGRRRLQDVLTAVRHRTTVSAAGERLFPNGERHLRIRKALAAIYPPDLLAETLKIAAQCDFDLKRDLKYKYPRELVPQDETPTTWLRKLVEKGAGQRWRQGVSQRALEQIDSELSIIAFHGYEAYFLTVHDIVNFARSKNILCQGRGSAANSVVCYALGITEIDPIKQALLFERFMSRERKEPPDIDVDFEHERREEVLQYVFDHYGRDRAALTAVAISYRGRSAVRDVAAALGMPQDQISELSKTLDRWSDGTLLIQELIERGFDPESPVLRKAVELSNLLVENYFPRHLSQHPGGFVISEQALHTLVPVENAAMDKRTIVQWDKDDLDELGILKVDCLALGMLTAVHKIFKLLKSQGHGEMTMSGILERGDDEKVYEMICEADTVGAFQIESRAQMSMLPRLRPVKFYDLVVQIAIVRPGPIQGNMVNPYLLARKKQPSEIEYPKEELEQALGRTLGVPLFQEQVMQIAMIAAKFSADEADALRRSMAAWKRHGGLDPHREKLTTRMLGRGYEIEFIDRIFEQIKGFGSYGFPESHAASFALIAYVSCWLKYYHPAAFACGIINSMPMGFYTHGQILHDVRRKGVTILPVDVRYSDWDCTLEALPGRGERKHPHAIRMGLRLVNGFDEASANRISDARAQAPWRDVDDLCERAGLDARVRAVLADAGALRALAGHRHRARWAVAGVDTQLPLFAGVAREEAQVALPLPSAGEDVRADYALLGTTLGPHPLALLRSALHARRCRRSSQLKLVDHGRHVRFAGLVTVRQHPETSSGVTFLSLEDEDGMVNAVVWRDLAQRQRRVLVEARLMAIDGKLERVDGVQHIVVSRMEDLTPLLGSLATHSRDFH, encoded by the coding sequence GTGATCGTTCCCCTGCCCGCTCGCGACCCGCGATCCGACGGCGCGCTGCCCGATTACGCCGAGCTGCATTGTTTGTCGGCTTTCAGTTTTCAGCGCGGCGCGTCTACCGCCATGGAACTGTTCAAGCGCGCCAAGTCGCTCGGTTACAACGCTCTTGCGGTCACCGACGAATGCACGCTCGCGGGCATCGTCCGCGCGCTGCAAGCCGCGCGCGAAACCGGAATGCGATTGATCGTAGGCAGCGAAATCCAGGTATCGGACGGCCCGAAATTGGTGCTGTTGGTGAAAGATCCGACGGGATATGCATCGCTGTGCGGCCTCATCACCGAAGCGAGAATGCGCGCGCAGAAAGGCGAATACCTCTCTCTGCACGAGGACTTCGACGGCCGCTGCGATGGCCTGCTCGCACTGTGGCTGCCCCGATGCGACGAGCGCGACGACCTGCATGCCGCATGGCTCGAACGCAAATTCGGCGAGCGGCTGTGGGTGGCCGTGGAACTGCATCGCGGCCCAAACGACGACAAACGGCTGGCCGACCTGCAGGCCTTGGCCAAGCGCCATCGTCTTCCCTGCGTCGCCGCGGGCGATGTGCATATGCACGAGCGCGGGCGACGCCGGTTGCAGGACGTGCTGACCGCCGTTCGGCACAGGACCACCGTAAGCGCAGCCGGAGAGCGATTATTCCCCAACGGCGAAAGGCATCTGCGGATCCGCAAGGCATTGGCCGCGATCTATCCGCCGGACCTGTTGGCGGAAACCTTGAAGATAGCCGCGCAGTGCGATTTCGATCTCAAACGGGACCTGAAATACAAGTATCCCCGCGAACTGGTTCCGCAAGACGAAACCCCGACCACCTGGCTGCGCAAGCTGGTCGAAAAAGGTGCCGGGCAGCGATGGCGCCAAGGCGTTTCCCAGCGCGCGCTCGAGCAGATCGACAGCGAGCTTTCGATCATCGCTTTTCACGGATACGAGGCTTACTTCCTCACTGTCCACGACATCGTGAATTTCGCCCGATCCAAGAACATCCTGTGCCAAGGAAGAGGCTCGGCGGCCAATTCGGTGGTGTGCTATGCACTGGGCATCACCGAGATCGACCCGATCAAACAGGCGTTGCTGTTCGAGCGGTTCATGTCGCGCGAACGCAAAGAGCCGCCCGACATCGACGTCGATTTCGAGCATGAGCGACGCGAAGAAGTGCTTCAGTACGTCTTCGACCACTATGGCCGGGATCGCGCCGCGTTGACGGCGGTGGCGATCAGCTATCGCGGCCGCAGTGCCGTGCGCGACGTGGCCGCCGCCCTGGGCATGCCGCAAGACCAAATCAGCGAATTGTCCAAGACGCTGGACCGTTGGAGCGACGGCACCTTGCTGATCCAGGAGCTGATCGAACGCGGTTTCGACCCGGAATCGCCGGTACTGAGGAAGGCGGTCGAGCTCAGCAACCTATTGGTCGAAAACTATTTCCCCAGGCACCTGTCCCAGCACCCCGGCGGCTTCGTCATCTCCGAACAGGCGCTGCATACATTGGTTCCGGTCGAGAACGCGGCGATGGACAAGCGCACGATCGTGCAGTGGGACAAGGACGATCTGGACGAACTCGGGATATTGAAGGTCGATTGCCTCGCCCTCGGCATGCTCACCGCGGTCCACAAGATCTTCAAGCTGCTCAAGTCCCAGGGGCATGGCGAGATGACCATGTCGGGAATCCTGGAACGCGGCGACGACGAGAAGGTCTACGAGATGATCTGCGAAGCCGACACCGTCGGCGCGTTCCAGATCGAATCCCGCGCGCAGATGTCCATGCTGCCGCGATTGCGGCCGGTCAAGTTCTACGACTTGGTCGTGCAGATCGCCATCGTTCGCCCGGGGCCCATCCAGGGCAACATGGTCAATCCCTATCTTTTGGCCAGAAAAAAACAACCCAGCGAGATCGAATACCCGAAGGAAGAACTCGAGCAAGCTCTGGGGCGCACCTTGGGCGTTCCGTTGTTCCAAGAACAGGTCATGCAAATCGCCATGATCGCCGCGAAGTTCAGCGCCGACGAAGCCGATGCGCTGCGCAGATCGATGGCGGCGTGGAAACGCCATGGCGGCTTGGATCCGCATCGGGAGAAACTGACGACACGGATGCTCGGGCGCGGCTACGAAATCGAATTCATCGACCGGATTTTCGAGCAGATCAAAGGCTTCGGCAGCTACGGCTTCCCCGAATCGCACGCCGCCAGCTTCGCGCTCATCGCCTACGTAAGCTGCTGGCTGAAGTATTACCACCCCGCCGCCTTCGCCTGCGGCATCATCAACTCGATGCCGATGGGCTTCTACACCCACGGCCAGATCTTGCACGACGTGCGCCGCAAGGGCGTGACGATCCTGCCGGTGGACGTGCGCTACAGCGATTGGGACTGCACGCTCGAAGCCCTGCCCGGGCGCGGCGAGCGCAAGCATCCGCACGCGATCCGGATGGGGCTGCGGCTGGTCAACGGCTTCGACGAAGCCTCGGCCAACCGGATCAGCGATGCGCGCGCGCAGGCGCCGTGGCGCGACGTGGACGATCTGTGCGAACGCGCCGGGCTGGATGCGCGCGTGCGCGCGGTGCTCGCCGACGCCGGCGCGTTGCGCGCGCTGGCCGGGCATCGCCACCGCGCGCGTTGGGCGGTCGCGGGCGTGGACACGCAGTTGCCATTGTTCGCCGGCGTCGCCCGCGAGGAAGCGCAGGTCGCGCTGCCCTTGCCCAGCGCCGGCGAGGACGTGCGCGCCGATTACGCGCTGCTGGGCACCACTCTCGGCCCGCATCCGCTGGCGCTGCTGCGCAGCGCTTTGCACGCGCGGCGCTGCCGGCGCTCGTCGCAGCTCAAGCTGGTCGATCACGGCCGGCACGTGCGCTTCGCCGGTTTGGTGACGGTGCGCCAACACCCGGAAACCTCCAGCGGCGTGACCTTCCTGAGCCTGGAAGACGAGGACGGCATGGTCAACGCCGTGGTCTGGCGCGATCTGGCCCAGCGCCAGCGGCGGGTGCTGGTGGAAGCGCGGCTGATGGCCATCGACGGCAAGCTCGAACGCGTGGACGGCGTGCAGCACATCGTAGTGTCGCGCATGGAGGATCTCACGCCGCTGCTGGGATCGCTGGCGACGCATTCGCGCGACTTCCATTGA
- a CDS encoding response regulator — MSLPARILLIDDDLAFCQVLARMLARRGIEAQARHDAASALAAVEAFAPDGIVLDLKLGADNGLLLIGELRRRCPQARIVLATGYASIATAVDAMRRGAWNYLPKPFDIDALAQSFEAPGEDAAPPPDAPVSLRRQGWEHMQRVLAECGGNVSQAARVLGVDRRTLQRKLAKRPVKERPE; from the coding sequence GTGAGCCTGCCCGCGCGGATCCTGCTGATCGACGACGATCTGGCGTTCTGCCAGGTGCTGGCGCGGATGCTCGCGCGCCGCGGCATCGAGGCGCAGGCGCGCCACGACGCGGCCAGCGCATTGGCGGCGGTGGAAGCGTTCGCGCCGGACGGCATCGTGCTCGACCTCAAGCTCGGCGCCGACAACGGCCTGCTGCTGATCGGCGAACTGCGCCGGCGCTGCCCGCAGGCGCGCATCGTCCTGGCCACGGGTTACGCCAGCATCGCCACCGCGGTCGACGCGATGCGCCGCGGCGCCTGGAATTACCTGCCCAAGCCGTTCGACATCGACGCGCTGGCGCAATCCTTCGAAGCGCCCGGCGAAGACGCCGCGCCGCCGCCGGACGCACCGGTGTCGCTGCGCCGGCAAGGTTGGGAGCACATGCAGCGCGTGCTGGCCGAATGCGGCGGCAACGTCTCCCAAGCCGCGCGCGTGCTCGGCGTGGACCGGCGCACGCTGCAGCGCAAGCTGGCCAAGCGGCCGGTCAAGGAGCGGCCGGAGTAG
- a CDS encoding ATP-binding protein, which yields MLQLLIYLRYMAVAGQMLTVVFVSQRLGLPIPTRELLSISAGLLLFNVLSHWWWLAHRDAGARAVALQVLADLLALTALLYFSGGPANPFVSLYLVPVALAAIGLDIAPMLGLTVLTAALYTWLMGHHVDLPHLHGSDFQLHVTGMWVNFLLSAGIMAVVLSRFMTIVREQRRRLSEARERAIRDESLSALGSLAAGTAHELNTPLATMGLLVDDWLGGDHPPAREDIELLRSQLAHCRDHVRALADMARRGAAGESSVEAADAFVHACVDRWRLLRPNATARFFAGAAQRRVRVDAGLQQALINLINNAADANAAAGVDEPVEVETALREGRLNIAIRDRGAGPARIAKPRRDGEGTGLGIGLMISKSSIERSRGTVKQGERDDGGCITEVELPLIAEGAP from the coding sequence GTGCTGCAACTGCTGATCTACCTGCGATACATGGCGGTGGCCGGCCAGATGCTGACCGTGGTGTTCGTCAGCCAGCGCCTGGGCCTGCCGATTCCTACCCGCGAACTGCTGTCGATCTCGGCCGGGCTGCTGCTGTTCAACGTGCTCAGCCACTGGTGGTGGCTGGCCCATCGCGACGCCGGCGCGCGCGCGGTGGCGCTGCAGGTGCTGGCGGATCTGCTGGCGCTGACCGCGCTGCTGTATTTCTCCGGCGGCCCGGCCAATCCGTTCGTGTCGCTGTATCTGGTGCCGGTGGCGCTGGCGGCGATCGGCCTGGACATCGCGCCGATGCTCGGCCTGACCGTGCTGACCGCGGCGCTCTACACCTGGCTGATGGGCCATCACGTCGATCTGCCGCATTTGCACGGCAGCGATTTCCAACTGCACGTCACCGGGATGTGGGTCAACTTCCTGCTCTCGGCCGGAATCATGGCCGTGGTGCTGAGCCGCTTCATGACCATCGTGCGCGAGCAGCGCCGGCGCCTGTCGGAGGCGCGCGAGCGCGCGATCCGCGACGAATCGCTGTCGGCGCTGGGCTCGCTCGCCGCCGGCACCGCGCACGAACTCAATACGCCGCTGGCGACGATGGGCTTGTTGGTGGACGACTGGCTCGGCGGCGATCACCCGCCGGCGCGCGAGGACATCGAACTGCTGCGCTCGCAGCTCGCGCACTGTCGCGACCACGTGCGCGCGCTGGCCGACATGGCCCGCCGCGGCGCGGCCGGCGAGAGTTCGGTGGAAGCCGCCGACGCCTTCGTCCACGCCTGCGTCGACCGCTGGCGGCTGTTGCGGCCCAACGCCACCGCGCGTTTCTTCGCCGGCGCGGCGCAGCGGCGGGTGCGGGTGGACGCCGGCCTGCAGCAAGCGCTGATCAACCTCATCAACAACGCCGCCGACGCCAACGCCGCGGCCGGCGTCGACGAGCCGGTGGAGGTGGAAACCGCGCTGCGCGAAGGCCGCCTCAACATCGCCATCCGCGACCGCGGCGCGGGCCCGGCGCGGATCGCCAAGCCGCGCCGCGACGGCGAGGGCACGGGGTTGGGCATCGGCCTGATGATTTCCAAATCGAGCATCGAACGCAGCCGCGGCACGGTGAAGCAGGGCGAGCGCGACGATGGCGGCTGCATCACCGAAGTCGAGCTGCCGCTGATCGCGGAGGGCGCGCCGTGA
- a CDS encoding PPC domain-containing protein, which yields MRREVRNALRWLVGWAAALTLVSGSAGAAALSAPYVLQGFEWGDGSLEATAGGDGGMLFVSSRNDLESSTVRRYGKDGLLAGSHSMPGTWSDIAANRLGNYVVANVTAQGVYATVFNRDGAVVVPRFQASVRGQTLQVAINDAGLFVIVYNVLSSTPTEPSIFSTYARVFNSNGTARTGELLIASGNPQTNLQSWGLAMDGAGNFIVNQMSRPGTNQSPVQHRLLRYSRDGALLGALNDVTDVAGNGESANEIVQLASNSAGKHIFGWDGFVMTPRSTSARFQRFDASGAKLGDNVLLGRDPPGTAGSAFYSTRVAIAGDGRTLAVWAQRSSFTDEYAQWNVYAHEYAADGSSLGATFRVDAAPAAAVLYPGSLHVAMNPDGHYTVSWAESEGGPSRKLARRYRMEGGAPVQQLSKGVAVGGLSGAINTFRYFRFTVPPNTPNFMLTLAGAGDADMFVKYGEPPTLASYDIATGIAGSNEGASVNNPPPGDFYVGVFGYSAYSNVSLQADW from the coding sequence ATGCGAAGGGAAGTTCGTAACGCGCTGCGCTGGCTGGTCGGCTGGGCCGCGGCGCTGACCCTGGTCAGCGGTTCGGCGGGCGCAGCGGCGTTGAGCGCGCCGTACGTGCTGCAAGGCTTCGAATGGGGCGACGGCAGCCTTGAAGCCACCGCCGGCGGCGACGGCGGCATGCTGTTCGTCAGCAGCCGCAACGATCTGGAAAGCAGCACGGTCCGCCGCTACGGCAAGGACGGCCTGCTGGCGGGATCGCATTCGATGCCCGGCACGTGGAGCGATATCGCCGCCAACCGGCTGGGCAATTACGTGGTCGCCAACGTCACCGCCCAGGGCGTGTACGCCACAGTGTTCAACCGCGACGGCGCGGTCGTGGTGCCGCGCTTCCAGGCCAGCGTCCGCGGCCAGACCCTACAGGTGGCGATCAACGACGCGGGCCTGTTCGTGATCGTCTACAACGTGCTGAGCAGCACGCCGACCGAGCCGAGCATCTTCTCGACCTATGCCAGGGTGTTCAACAGCAACGGCACCGCGCGCACCGGCGAGTTGCTGATCGCCAGCGGCAACCCCCAGACCAACCTGCAGTCCTGGGGTCTGGCGATGGACGGCGCGGGCAATTTCATCGTCAACCAGATGAGCCGGCCGGGCACGAACCAGTCTCCAGTTCAGCACCGTCTGCTGCGTTACAGCCGCGACGGCGCGCTGTTGGGCGCGCTGAACGACGTGACCGACGTGGCCGGCAACGGCGAAAGCGCCAACGAAATCGTCCAACTGGCGTCGAACTCGGCCGGGAAGCACATTTTCGGCTGGGACGGATTCGTCATGACGCCGCGCTCGACCTCGGCGCGCTTCCAGCGCTTCGACGCCAGCGGCGCCAAGCTCGGCGACAACGTGCTGCTGGGCCGCGACCCGCCGGGCACCGCCGGCTCGGCGTTTTACAGCACGCGGGTTGCCATCGCCGGCGACGGCCGCACGCTCGCGGTTTGGGCGCAGCGCTCGTCGTTCACCGACGAGTACGCGCAGTGGAACGTGTATGCGCATGAGTACGCCGCCGACGGCAGCTCGCTCGGCGCGACGTTCCGGGTCGATGCCGCGCCGGCCGCGGCGGTGCTCTATCCGGGATCGCTGCATGTGGCGATGAATCCGGACGGCCACTACACCGTGTCCTGGGCCGAGAGCGAGGGCGGGCCGAGCCGCAAGCTGGCGCGGCGCTATCGCATGGAAGGCGGCGCGCCCGTGCAGCAGTTGAGCAAGGGCGTGGCGGTCGGCGGCCTCAGCGGCGCGATCAATACGTTCCGCTATTTCCGCTTCACCGTGCCGCCGAACACGCCCAACTTCATGTTGACTCTGGCCGGCGCGGGCGATGCCGACATGTTCGTCAAGTACGGCGAGCCGCCGACCCTGGCCAGCTACGACATAGCCACCGGCATCGCCGGCAGCAACGAGGGGGCATCGGTCAACAATCCGCCGCCCGGCGATTTCTACGTCGGCGTGTTCGGTTACTCGGCGTATTCGAACGTGAGCCTGCAAGCGGACTGGTAA
- a CDS encoding TonB-dependent receptor has translation MQAVFRPQRRPLSVFLALALSALAAPALAAEAAADAPQDRAATTLDQVVVTGSRIPRASLEGPSPVTVISAEEIDKQGFRSAFDALAALSQNTGVVQGEDYGNTFTPAANVINLRGLGPNHTLVLINGRRQADYPLAYEGSVNVVNLANIPSALIERIEVLGGGASAVYGSDAVAGVVNFILKKKFDGTQVNVRVGGTEQGGGQNQRLQVVSGYSNDRFDAVYGVELSHRQAIWGDQRDFMDSLLDNPTGERINPTQVGYRRNARTNGFIDPGAACGGLSGLYHGSTTRSNNPRQGWYCGSNEAAPAFWTLQTQKKNADAYGLLTWHLNERTELFADVQLGVASIENNTRAPSWTSDNNYFLNQATGLNEIWYRRIAPEEIGSAHANNNRFLERSWAFSVGARGALGDSDWNYELAYNHGRNENRTKRRQFLAGVNEFFLGPRLGTTAAGIGIYNPDPARLYTALTPADYQRLTGFYEGVNAAWIQNLSFSVNGHLFDLPAGTVGFAGVIEAGTQGYSNRPDPRLGDGTFWNTSAGSRSSGDRDRYAIGAELSIPIFSTLTASAAARYDEFRFAGRKSGKATWNAGLEYRPTDSLLVRATAATSFRAPDMNYIFAAETRGYNPGMTDYWRCRTAGQAYDDCDFSGLAIDYTSNGNTGLKPENGKSYGLGVVWSPSQNFDLSVDYYSIRLEDEVTNLDSARILREEADCRLGRTLGGEPRDINSANCQEVLGRVIRNPSDAPVQPDQVRRVLVNAINAASERTDGVDVKTNVRWSAGRFGDFAARLAYTLVIKHDYQQFADDPRIDLRNTLDPLQAGDWRSKLNTGLNWSIGAWTADLSAYRYGSLPKSDGSGRYGPYTKYNGSVSYRFGDRSKLSLIVNNLRDSNPPQDRNNGGWPFYPVGNYDPYGRQFWLEYDVKFD, from the coding sequence ATGCAAGCCGTCTTCCGGCCGCAGCGCCGGCCGCTGTCCGTGTTTCTCGCTCTGGCGTTGTCGGCGCTAGCCGCGCCCGCGTTGGCCGCCGAGGCCGCCGCCGATGCGCCGCAAGACCGGGCCGCGACCACGCTCGATCAGGTCGTGGTCACCGGCTCGCGCATTCCGCGCGCCAGCCTGGAAGGCCCGTCGCCGGTCACCGTCATCAGCGCCGAGGAAATCGACAAGCAAGGTTTCCGCAGCGCGTTCGACGCGCTCGCCGCGCTGAGCCAGAACACCGGCGTGGTGCAGGGCGAGGACTACGGCAACACCTTCACTCCGGCCGCCAACGTCATCAACCTGCGCGGCCTCGGCCCCAACCACACCTTGGTGCTGATCAACGGCCGCCGTCAGGCCGACTATCCGCTGGCCTACGAAGGCTCGGTCAACGTCGTCAACCTCGCCAACATCCCCAGCGCGCTGATCGAACGCATCGAAGTGCTCGGCGGCGGCGCCTCGGCGGTGTACGGCTCCGACGCGGTCGCCGGCGTGGTCAACTTCATCCTCAAGAAGAAGTTCGACGGCACCCAGGTCAACGTGCGCGTCGGCGGGACCGAGCAGGGCGGCGGCCAGAATCAGCGCTTGCAGGTGGTCAGCGGCTATTCCAACGATCGCTTCGACGCGGTCTACGGCGTCGAGCTCTCGCACCGTCAGGCGATCTGGGGCGATCAGCGCGACTTCATGGATTCGCTGCTCGACAACCCGACCGGCGAGCGGATCAATCCGACCCAGGTCGGTTATCGCCGCAACGCGCGCACCAACGGTTTCATCGATCCGGGCGCGGCCTGCGGCGGCTTGTCCGGGCTCTATCACGGCTCGACCACGCGCTCGAACAACCCGCGCCAAGGCTGGTACTGCGGCAGCAACGAGGCCGCGCCGGCGTTCTGGACCTTGCAGACGCAGAAGAAGAACGCCGACGCCTACGGCCTGCTGACCTGGCATCTCAACGAGCGCACCGAGCTGTTCGCCGACGTGCAGCTCGGCGTCGCCAGCATCGAGAACAATACCCGCGCGCCGAGTTGGACCTCGGACAACAACTACTTCCTCAATCAGGCCACCGGCCTCAACGAGATCTGGTACCGCCGCATCGCGCCGGAGGAAATCGGCTCGGCCCACGCCAACAACAACCGCTTCCTGGAGCGTTCCTGGGCGTTCTCGGTCGGCGCGCGCGGCGCGCTGGGCGACAGCGACTGGAACTACGAGCTGGCCTACAACCACGGCCGCAACGAGAACCGGACCAAGCGCCGCCAGTTCCTGGCCGGCGTCAACGAATTCTTCCTCGGCCCGCGCCTGGGCACGACCGCGGCCGGCATCGGCATCTACAACCCCGATCCGGCGCGTTTGTACACCGCGCTGACGCCGGCCGATTACCAGCGCCTCACCGGTTTCTACGAAGGCGTCAACGCCGCCTGGATCCAAAACCTGAGCTTCAGCGTCAACGGCCACCTGTTCGACCTGCCGGCCGGCACGGTCGGTTTCGCCGGCGTGATCGAAGCGGGCACCCAGGGCTACAGCAACCGTCCCGACCCGCGCCTGGGCGACGGCACGTTCTGGAACACCAGCGCCGGCTCGCGCTCCAGCGGCGACCGCGACCGCTACGCCATCGGCGCCGAGCTCAGCATTCCGATCTTCAGCACGCTGACCGCCTCGGCCGCCGCGCGCTACGACGAGTTCCGCTTCGCCGGGCGCAAGTCGGGCAAGGCGACCTGGAACGCGGGCCTGGAATACCGTCCGACCGACAGCCTGCTGGTGCGCGCCACCGCCGCCACCAGCTTCCGCGCGCCGGACATGAACTACATCTTCGCCGCCGAAACCCGCGGCTATAACCCGGGCATGACCGACTACTGGCGCTGCCGCACCGCCGGCCAGGCCTACGACGATTGCGATTTCTCCGGCCTCGCCATCGACTACACCAGCAACGGCAACACCGGTCTGAAGCCGGAGAACGGCAAGTCCTACGGCCTGGGCGTGGTGTGGTCGCCGTCGCAGAACTTCGACCTGTCGGTGGATTACTACTCGATCCGCCTGGAAGACGAAGTCACCAACCTCGACAGCGCCCGCATCCTGCGCGAGGAAGCCGACTGCCGCCTGGGCCGCACCCTCGGCGGCGAGCCGCGCGACATCAATTCGGCCAACTGCCAGGAAGTGCTGGGCCGGGTGATCCGCAACCCGTCCGACGCGCCGGTGCAGCCCGATCAGGTGCGCCGCGTGCTGGTCAACGCGATCAACGCCGCGTCCGAGCGCACCGACGGCGTCGACGTGAAGACCAACGTGCGTTGGAGCGCCGGCCGCTTCGGCGACTTCGCCGCGCGCCTGGCCTACACCCTGGTGATCAAGCACGACTACCAGCAGTTCGCCGACGACCCGCGCATCGACCTGCGCAACACGCTCGACCCGCTGCAAGCCGGCGACTGGCGCAGCAAGCTCAACACCGGCCTGAACTGGAGTATCGGCGCGTGGACCGCCGACCTCAGCGCCTACCGCTACGGCAGCCTGCCCAAGAGCGACGGCAGCGGCCGCTACGGCCCGTACACCAAGTACAACGGCAGCGTGTCGTACCGGTTCGGCGACCGCTCCAAGCTGTCGCTGATCGTCAACAACCTGCGCGATTCCAACCCGCCGCAGGACCGCAACAACGGCGGCTGGCCGTTCTATCCGGTCGGCAATTACGATCCGTATGGGCGTCAGTTCTGGCTGGAGTACGACGTCAAGTTCGATTGA